The proteins below come from a single Lodderomyces elongisporus chromosome 3, complete sequence genomic window:
- the SKI2 gene encoding Antiviral helicase ski2, translated as MIISEIEPGTDGVLGVDPYTNIVNDINHVNEAERNAKIVDDFLTPTTELNWELLNLLSAGDESVDNDKSEIVDRLVTNPTSLNRTKYRFKRTGIDGQISGYQEEVDLKETNFSASTSLSVNRDYTSKSQSLRGETGFLPFQPGGLIQQASQDREIKDSTSNLHRSEYGLFDIPPGFSRGVNLSSKSGLNGEKNDGDKSSVLFNMDSSEVDGSEVDDLSDGTLQTRTFAKPDVQVPESSESTAKVPFNADEVEGLVPFDFSTFGLEKKKVSDKRTWAHVVDLDHKLEDFHELVPNMARTWPFELDVFQKEAVFHLEQGDSVFVAAHTSAGKTVVAEYAIAMAKRNMTKCIYTSPIKALSNQKFRDFKETFKDVDVGLITGDVQINPDANCLIMTTEILRSMLYRGADLIRDVEFVIFDEVHYVNDIDRGVVWEEVIIMLPDHVKYILLSATVPNTFEFANWVGRTKQKDIYVISTPKRPVPLEIYVSAKNKLFKVVDANRRFLENEFKAHKDVLEAGKAKKELPSTSMGSGSRGGPGGTARGGNRGGSRGGSRGGGQRGGVLASNRGNFSGPRRQGNDGPNKNTWPDLVHYLKSNSLLPAVIFVFSKKKCEEYADSLRGIDFCNSREKSEIHMFIDRAVSRLKKEDRELPQIMKIRDMLSRGIAVHHGGLLPIVKECIEILFAKTLVKVLFATETFAMGLNLPTRTVVFSSTRKHDGRSFRNLLPGEFTQMSGRAGRRGLDKTGTVIIMAYNDPLSPTDFKEVALGAPTKLSSQFRLTYNMILNLLRIEALKVEEMIKHSFSENSSQVLLPENQRRYDYLLGQLKDTELQQCSKCQLQGVEETCQLLFEYENTYGQCVVDIHKSPILKTQLLKTGRLVCFRDKSDITRVGFVMKSDSATDSILLLTFNHGKEYEAAAEKFKLPYVPIPGYLQRVFPKIRYNEGLKAVTVPYEHVIFIGRYSLKTPMFEVLDNKQEAVKEAGNQIGIISRLQNHFEESAFKHTKQLTLHDLCVQKDSILTDINDLHAFTCPDFKQHYNEYRKRYLINKEIEGLQRLISDENLDLLPDYEQRLDVLMTLGFIDPQHNVVLKGRVACEINSGWELILTELVLDNFLGDFEPAEIVALLSCFVYEGRTREEEPPLITPRLEEGKSKILKIADQLLKVFIEKRVLLTSEEEDFVESKRFALVNVVYEWANGLSFNEIMQMSVEAEGTIVRVITRLDEICREVKNAALIIGDSKLHLKMAEAQEKIKRDIVFCASLYL; from the coding sequence ATGATTATACTGGAGATTGAGCCTGGAACCGATGGCGTATTGGGTGTAGATCCATATACCAATATTGTCAATGACATTAATCACGTAAATGAGGCAGAGAGAAATGCAAAGATTGTTGACGATTTTTTGACTCCAACAACAGAGCTTAATTGGGAACTACTCAACCTTTTACTGGCAGGAGATGAATCAGTGGATAACGACAAGAGTGAAATTGTCGATCGATTGGTCACTAATCCCACGAGTCTCAATCGCACCAAGTACAGGTTCAAGAGAACAGGGATAGATGGACAGATATCTGGGTACCAAGAGGAAGTAGACTTGAAGGAGACCAATTTTTCTGCTTCAACATCTTTGAGCGTGAACAGGGACTATACATCCAAGAGTCAGAGCTTGCGAGGAGAAACGGGGTTTCTTCCATTTCAACCGGGCGGATTGATACAGCAGGCTTCGCAAGATCGGGAGATTAAAGACTCAACACTGAATCTTCATCGCAGCGAGTACGGTTTATTTGACATACCTCCCGGATTTAGCAGAGGAGTGAACTTAAGTTCAAAGTCTGGTTTAAATGGTGAAAAAAACGATGGTGATAAATCGCTGGTTTTGTTCAATATGGATTCTAGTGAAGTGGATGGCTCAGAAGTGGATGATCTTTCGGATGGTACCCTCCAGACACGTACGTTTGCAAAACCGGATGTACAGGTGCCAGAGTCGTCTGAATCCACGGCTAAGGTTCCATTCAATGCTGACGAAGTCGAGGGGCTTGTTCCTTTTGATTTCTCTACTTTTGGacttgaaaagaagaaagtttCAGACAAACGAACTTGGGCTCACGTGGTGGACCTCGATCACAAGTTGGAGGATTTCCATGAACTTGTACCTAATATGGCACGGACATGGCCATTTGAGCTCGATGTTTTCCAAAAGGAGGCAGTTTTCCATTTGGAACAAGGTGactctgtttttgttgctgcGCATACTTCTGCTGGTAAAACTGTGGTGGCTGAATACGCCATTGCAATGGCAAAACGAAACATGACAAAGTGTATCTATACCTCGCCAATTAAAGCGTTGTCGAATCAAAAATTCAGAGACTTCAAGGAGACGTTTaaagatgttgatgttggatTAATCACAGGTGATGTCCAGATCAATCCTGATGCAAATTGTTTGATTATGACTACAGAAATCTTAAGGTCCATGTTGTACAGAGGCGCCGACTTGATCAGAGATGTGGAGTTTGTCATCTTTGACGAAGTTCATTATGTCAATGACATAGATCGTGGTGTTGTTTGGGAAGAAGTAATTATTATGTTGCCCGATCATGTCAAGTACATCTTGCTTTCTGCAACTGTGCCCAACACTTTTGAGTTTGCCAACTGGGTCGGTCGaacgaaacaaaaagatattTATGTTATTTCGACTCCAAAGAGACCTGTGCCGCTTGAGATATACGTGTCAGCCAAGAATAAGCTTTTCAAAGTCGTTGATGCGAACCGAAGGTTTTTGGAGAACGAGTTTAAAGCACACAAAGATGTATTGGAAGCTGGAAAGGCCAAGAAGGAACTACCTTCAACTAGCATGGGGCTGGGAAGTCGAGGTGGACCAGGAGGAACAGCACGTGGTGGAAATCGTGGTGGAAGTCGAGGTGGAAGTCGAGGTGGAGGACAGAGAGGAGGGGTGCTTGCAAGCAATCGAGGTAATTTTTCCGGACCACGCCGTCAAGGAAACGATGGACCAAATAAGAACACTTGGCCAGATCTCGTGCACTACTTAAAGCTGAATTCGCTTTTACCTGCCGTCATTTTCGTATTCTCCAAGAAGAAATGTGAAGAGTATGCAGATTCGCTTCGAGGTATTGATTTTTGTAACTCGAGGGAGAAATCCGAGATCCATATGTTCATTGATAGAGCTGTCAGTAGacttaaaaaagaagatcgTGAATTACCTCAGATCATGAAAATTCGTGATATGCTTAGTCGTGGTATAGCAGTTCATCACGGTGGTTTGCTTCCAATTGTTAAGGAATGTATTGAAATCttatttgcaaaaacatTGGTAAAAGTCTTGTTTGCAACTGAAACATTTGCTATGGGTTTGAACTTGCCAACCAGAACAGTTGTTTTCAGCTCTACCAGAAAACACGATGGTAGAAGCTTTAGAAACTTGCTTCCAGGTGAATTCACTCAAATGTCGGGTCGTGCAGGTAGAAGAGGGCTCGATAAAACAGGTactgttattattatggCTTACAACGACCCATTGTCACCAACTGATTTCAAGGAAGTTGCATTAGGTGCACCAACAAAGTTGCTGTCGCAATTTAGACTTACCTACAATATGATTTTGAACTTGTTGAGGATAGAAGCATTGAAAGTGGAAGAAATGATTAAGCATTCATTTAGTGAAAACTCGTCTCAGGTCTTGTTACCTGAGAATCAAAGGCGTTATGACTATTTGTTAGGTCAACTCAAGGATACTGAGCTTCAGCAATGTCTGAAGTGCCAATTGCAAGGAGTAGAGGAAACTTGCCAACTATTGTTTGAGTATGAAAATACATATGGCCAGTGTGTGGTGGATATTCACAAGTCGCCTATTTTGAAGACCCAACTATTGAAAACCGGAAGATTGGTTTGTTTTAGAGACAAGAGCGATATAACGCGAGTAGGGTTTGTTATGAAGTCGGATAGCGCGACCGATAGCATTTTGTTGCTAACATTCAACCATGGTAAGGAGTACGAGGCAGCAGCAGAAAAATTCAAGTTGCCGTATGTCCCCATTCCAGGTTACTTGCAAAGAGTTTTTCCCAAGATTAGATACAATGAAGGTCTTAAAGCAGTCACGGTGCCTTATGAGCATGTTATATTTATTGGTCGTTACTCTTTGAAAACTCCTATGTTTGAAGTTTTGGATAACAAGCAGGAGGCAGTAAAGGAGGCTGGTAATCAAATAGGAATAATTTCGAGGCTTCAAAACCATTTCGAAGAATCAGCATTCAAACATACTAAACAGCTTACTTTGCATGATCTTTGTGTTCAAAAGGATTCCATCTTGACCGATATAAATGATTTACATGCTTTTACTTGTCCTGACTTTAAGCAGCATTATAACGAGTATAGAAAGCGGTACCTTATCAATAAAGAGATTGAAGGTCTTCAAAGGTTGATATCGGATGAGAATTTGGACCTTTTACCCGACTATGAGCAAAGACTTGATGTTTTGATGACCCTTGGATTTATTGATCCACAACACAATGTTGTTTTGAAAGGACGGGTTGCTTGCGAAATCAACTCCGGATGGGAATTAATCTTAACTGAGCTTGTTCTTGACAATTTCCTTGGAGACTTTGAGCCCGCAGAGATTGTCGCATTGCTCTCATGTTTTGTCTATGAAGGGCGCACACGAGAGGAAGAGCCTCCTTTAATCACACCAAGATTAGAGGAGGGCAAGTCCAAGATTCTCAAGATTGCTGATCAACTTCTTAAGGTGTttatagaaaaaagagtgTTGCTCACTTCTGAGGAGGAAGATTTTGTAGAGAGCAAGCGGTTTGCATTGGTTAATGTTGTTTACGAATGGGCAAATGGACTAAGTTTCAATGAGATTATGCAAATGAGTGTTGAAGCAGAGGGAACCATTGTTCGAGTTATTACCAGGTTAGACGAAATCTGCAGAGAAGTGAAGAATGCAGCATTGATTATTGGTGACTCCAAATTGCATTTAAAGATGGCCGAGGCTCAAGAGAAGATTAAGCGGGATATAGTTTTCTGTGCATCCTTATATTTGTAG
- the UBC9 gene encoding E2 SUMO-conjugating protein ubc9 — MSLCKIRLQEERKQWRKDHPFGFFAKPVKGADGSLDLTLWSAGIPGKAGTIWEGGVYPIKLEFSEEYPSKPPRVRFPSGFYHPNVYPSGTVCLSILNEEQDWKPAITMKQLLLGVQELLDTPNPESPAQEPAWKAFSNDRQSYIKKVKEQARKYTTMD; from the coding sequence ATGTCTCTCTGCAAAATAAGATTGcaagaggaaagaaaacagtGGAGGAAAGATCATccttttggtttctttgcTAAACCAGTTAAAGGAGCCGATGGCTCATTGGACCTAACGTTATGGAGCGCCGGTATACCTGGTAAAGCAGGAACAATTTGGGAGGGTGGCGTCTATCCGATCAAGCTAGAATTTTCAGAAGAATACCCTTCCAAGCCACCTAGGGTCAGATTTCCAAGCGGCTTTTACCATCCCAACGTGTATCCCAGTGGCACTGTGTGTTTGAGTATATTGAACGAAGAGCAGGATTGGAAACCGGCAATTACTATGAAGCAGCTTTTATTGGGTGTACAGGAATTGCTAGATACACCGAACCCAGAATCACCAGCCCAAGAACCAGCTTGGAAAGCGTTTAGTAATGATCGGCAGtcatatataaagaaagtGAAGGAGCAAGCAAGAAAGTATACAACTATGGATTAA
- the FBP26 gene encoding Fructose-2,6-bisphosphatase: MPVYSISHVENVRVCVVMVGLPARGKSLISQKIVRYLSWLSIKSKCFNVGSYRREVAKDTVINADFFDPQNPEGLNYRKQAIDTAIIDMMKWFSEENGVVGILDATNSTRKRRDMILRLCRENHIEPMFLESWCDDKELILQNIADVKTTSPDYVEKSSEFATKDFLKRIELYETVYETMDSVKDANLSFIKLVNVNAQIILNRIETYLESRIVYYVMNLHIKPRSIWLSRHGESEFNLTGQIGGDANLSERGWKYAKKLPELVLKSLGEDLQHTNLTVWTSTLKRTQQTASFLPYKKLQWKALDELDAGECDGMTYEEIEVNYPEDFKARDDDKYEYRYRGGESYRDIVIRLEPIIMELERQENILIITHQAVLRCLYAYFMNVPQEESPWMSIPLHTLIKLEPRAYSTLVSRIKADIPAVSTYKEKGTSQLGESKSSENVFKSRDLIKNSSSA, encoded by the coding sequence ATGCCGGTTTATTCTATATCGCATGTCGAAAATGTCAGAGTCTGTGTGGTAATGGTTGGGCTACCGGCACGTGGAAAATCGCTTATCTCGCAAAAGATTGTGCGCTACTTGTCATGGTTGTCGATCAAATCCAAGTGTTTCAACGTTGGATCATATAGAAGAGAAGTGGCCAAGGATACTGTCATTAATGCTGATTTTTTTGACCCTCAAAACCCAGAGGGATTAAACTACCGAAAGCAAGCGATTGATACTGCTATCATCGACATGATGAAATGGTTCCTGGAAGAGAATGGAGTTGTTGGTATTCTAGATGCTACGAATTCGACTCGCAAGAGAAGAGATATGATTTTGCGTCTTTGTCGTGAAAACCACATCGAGCCAATGTTTTTAGAGAGCTGGTGTGACGATAAAGAATTGATCCTCCAAAACATCGCAGATGTAAAGACTACTTCTCCTGATTATGTTGAAAAATCAAGCGAGTTTGCCACTAAAGACTTTTTGAAACGAATTGAACTTTACGAAACGGTATACGAGACCATGGACTCTGTCAAGGATGCCAATTTGTCATTCATCAAATTGGTCAATGTTAATGCGCAAATAATCTTGAACCGTATTGAGACGTACTTGGAAAGTAGAATTGTCTACTACGTCATGAACTTGCACATAAAGCCTCGAAGTATATGGCTTTCAAGACATGGTGAATCAGAGTTCAATTTGACAGGCCAGATTGGCGGCGATGCCAACTTGTCCGAGCGCGGGTGGAAGTATGCAAAGAAGCTTCCCGAGTTGGTGCTCAAGTCTCTTGGTGAAGACCTCCAGCATACAAACCTTACAGTATGGACCTCAACTCTCAAGCGTACACAACAAACGGCATCTTTCTTACCGTATAAGAAATTGCAATGGAAAGCATTGGATGAATTAGATGCTGGTGAATGCGACGGAATGACTTACGAGGAGATTGAAGTCAACTACCCCGAAGACTTCAAAGCCAGAGATGACGATAAGTATGAGTATAGGTATCGTGGGGGAGAGTCATACAGAGATATTGTTATTAGGCTAGAACCAATCATTATGGAATTGGAAAGACAGGAAAATATTCTTATTATAACCCACCAAGCCGTGTTACGTTGTTTGTATGCTTATTTCATGAATGTGCCTCAAGAAGAAAGTCCTTGGATGTCAATACCCTTGCATACATTGATCAAGCTAGAGCCCAGAGCATACTCAACATTGGTGAGCAGGATCAAGGCAGATATCCCTGCAGTTAGCAcctataaagaaaaaggaaccTCCCAACTTGGTGAGTCAAAGTCCAGTGAAAATGTGTTTAAAAGCAGAGATTTGATCAAGAATAGCAGCTCTGCTTAG